Proteins from a single region of Streptomyces sp. TN58:
- a CDS encoding methyltransferase, with the protein MTDNSAHTQTLLDMSDLLKPNAVRVAATLGIADLVAEGGGTAATLAERAGAHPEVFAKLLRYLVELGLFTVDADGVHALTDLSRPLLRTHEPSLAQYLSMEGLFGRVSLGLVGLLHTVRTGEASHAAVFGRDYWDEINTDPVYVRALEAEGPTVAGWDADAVIRAYDWSTVRSVADVGGNNGTLLIELLRAHPHLRGTVIDLPNVAGIAARRIEEAGLADRGSAVAASFFEELPKGHDVYLLSGILADWSDEKSVAILRRVAEAAGPDGRVLLAEINLPETGTGLAAADTALRVAATVPVPARTVEAVKDLADRAGLTPTWQGPVTPVRSVVEFSPAVAGDRVPEVAGA; encoded by the coding sequence ATGACCGACAACAGCGCACACACCCAGACCCTCCTCGACATGTCCGACCTCCTCAAGCCCAACGCCGTCCGCGTGGCCGCCACCCTCGGCATCGCCGACCTGGTGGCTGAAGGAGGTGGCACTGCCGCGACGCTGGCCGAACGGGCCGGCGCGCACCCCGAGGTGTTCGCGAAGCTCCTGCGCTACCTCGTGGAACTGGGGCTGTTCACGGTCGACGCCGACGGCGTCCACGCCCTCACCGACCTCTCCCGCCCCCTGCTGCGCACCCATGAGCCGAGCCTGGCCCAGTACCTCAGCATGGAGGGCCTGTTCGGCCGTGTCTCCCTCGGACTGGTGGGCCTGCTGCACACCGTGCGGACCGGGGAGGCCTCCCACGCCGCCGTGTTCGGCCGCGACTACTGGGACGAGATCAACACCGACCCGGTCTACGTCAGAGCCCTGGAGGCGGAGGGGCCGACCGTGGCCGGCTGGGACGCCGACGCCGTCATCCGCGCGTACGACTGGTCGACGGTCCGCAGCGTCGCCGACGTCGGCGGCAACAACGGCACCCTGCTCATCGAGCTGCTGCGTGCCCACCCGCACCTGCGGGGCACCGTCATCGACCTGCCCAACGTCGCGGGGATCGCCGCCCGCCGCATCGAGGAGGCCGGCCTGGCCGACCGCGGCAGCGCCGTCGCCGCCAGCTTCTTCGAGGAACTGCCCAAGGGACACGACGTCTACCTGCTGTCGGGGATCCTCGCCGACTGGAGCGACGAGAAGTCCGTGGCCATCCTGCGCCGCGTCGCCGAGGCCGCCGGTCCCGACGGGCGGGTGCTCCTCGCCGAGATCAACCTGCCCGAGACGGGCACGGGCCTGGCCGCCGCCGACACCGCGCTGCGCGTCGCCGCCACCGTCCCGGTCCCCGCCCGGACCGTCGAGGCCGTCAAGGACCTGGCCGACCGGGCCGGTCTCACCCCGACCTGGCAGGGTCCGGTCACCCCGGTGCGGTCCGTCGTCGAGTTCTCCCCGGCCGTCGCCGGGGACCGCGTCCCGGAGGTGGCCGGTGCTTGA
- a CDS encoding Eco57I restriction-modification methylase domain-containing protein, producing MATLFSLPDDMHDLPDVPTEAVEHGEVFTRRWVVDLILDLIGYTSDKDLCGLKIVEPACGGGAFLSVIASRISASCRAHKRPITDALDAVHAFDLLARNVRDSRALVENELLDAGAAPEEARKVAEAWIGQGDYLLQTDTFHRADYIVGNPPYIRLEDVPDERMAAYRSACSTMGGRADIYVGFYEVALRSLKPGGRLGFICADRWMRNQYGRRLRELVTKQFSMDLALVMHDVDAFDEQVSAYPAITLISNGDQGEAVAADTTRSFGAKQARDFAAWFLSDAPGAITGDSFQAARMPHWFPDEDSWPAASPARLAVLEDLTERFQLLEDTQTGTKVGIGIATGADKVFLTKDAHLVEEDRLLPMAMVRDTTSGTLDWNGTLLVNPWTAGGDLVDLSAFPRLAAYFAEHGAALRKRYVAVKQPERWYKTIDKVDHRLTRRQKLLFPDMKLRIHPVLDEGGLYPHHNLYFIVSDVWDMRVLGGLLLSKVAEAFVEAYAVKMRGGTLRFQAQYLRKIRVPDPAAISESDRVALADAFDRRDAEAATTAALRVYGLAELPD from the coding sequence GTGGCCACGCTCTTCTCGCTCCCCGACGACATGCATGACCTCCCGGATGTTCCGACGGAGGCGGTGGAGCATGGAGAGGTCTTCACGAGGCGTTGGGTGGTCGATCTCATTCTCGATCTCATTGGCTACACCTCCGACAAGGACCTCTGCGGCCTGAAGATCGTGGAGCCGGCTTGCGGTGGAGGCGCCTTCCTCAGTGTGATCGCCTCGCGGATCAGCGCCTCCTGCCGCGCGCACAAGCGTCCGATCACGGACGCGCTCGACGCCGTCCATGCCTTTGATCTTCTGGCCCGCAACGTGCGTGACAGCCGTGCGCTGGTCGAAAACGAGCTGCTCGATGCAGGAGCGGCCCCGGAAGAGGCCCGGAAGGTAGCCGAAGCCTGGATCGGGCAAGGTGACTACCTGCTGCAGACGGACACGTTCCATCGGGCTGACTACATTGTGGGCAACCCTCCGTACATCCGACTCGAAGATGTACCGGACGAGCGGATGGCGGCGTACCGCAGCGCTTGCTCCACCATGGGCGGCCGGGCGGACATCTACGTCGGGTTCTACGAGGTCGCGCTCCGGAGCCTCAAGCCCGGTGGACGCCTGGGCTTCATCTGCGCTGACCGCTGGATGCGAAACCAGTACGGCCGCCGGCTCCGGGAGCTGGTGACCAAGCAATTCAGCATGGACTTGGCGCTCGTCATGCATGACGTCGACGCATTCGACGAGCAGGTTTCGGCCTATCCCGCGATCACTCTCATCTCGAACGGTGACCAGGGTGAAGCAGTGGCTGCGGACACCACGCGGTCGTTCGGTGCCAAGCAGGCGCGAGACTTTGCTGCCTGGTTCCTGAGCGATGCGCCGGGGGCGATCACTGGGGACTCGTTCCAGGCGGCCCGCATGCCCCATTGGTTCCCTGACGAGGACTCCTGGCCGGCGGCCTCACCCGCAAGGCTCGCTGTCCTCGAAGACCTCACCGAGCGCTTCCAGCTGCTGGAGGACACCCAGACGGGGACGAAGGTCGGCATCGGCATTGCCACCGGAGCTGACAAGGTCTTCCTCACCAAGGATGCGCACCTGGTCGAAGAGGACCGGCTGCTGCCCATGGCCATGGTCCGCGACACCACAAGCGGCACGCTCGACTGGAATGGCACGCTCCTGGTCAACCCGTGGACGGCTGGCGGCGACCTGGTCGACCTCAGTGCATTTCCGCGACTCGCTGCATACTTCGCGGAACACGGCGCAGCCCTGCGTAAGCGGTACGTCGCGGTCAAGCAGCCGGAGCGCTGGTACAAGACCATCGACAAGGTCGATCACCGTCTCACGCGTCGGCAGAAGCTCCTGTTTCCGGACATGAAGCTGAGGATCCATCCGGTCCTCGACGAAGGCGGCCTGTACCCTCACCACAACTTGTACTTCATCGTCTCGGACGTCTGGGACATGCGCGTACTCGGTGGCCTGCTGCTGTCCAAGGTCGCGGAGGCTTTCGTGGAGGCGTACGCGGTCAAGATGCGGGGGGGAACCCTCCGCTTCCAGGCCCAGTACCTGCGTAAGATCCGGGTGCCCGATCCGGCGGCGATCAGCGAGAGCGATCGGGTAGCCCTGGCCGATGCCTTCGACAGGCGAGACGCAGAGGCTGCAACGACCGCCGCTCTGCGTGTCTACGGCCTCGCCGAGCTGCCTGACTAG
- a CDS encoding ATP-binding protein — protein MSTDAAQVLSEEIDLTPSPQLLEALGDIPYKPWQCLAELIDNSFDDFLTDPDRSEAQEVWITLPKPSDDDPIVGLLDNGRGMSLETLQSALKAGYSGKRRYGSLGLFGMGFNIATARLGHHTEVRTTRAGDPDWLVVEIDLRRLARNDSFRTPLRREPKQDISEHGTEVIVRRLRTEIAEDLKKANRHASVRADLGRVYSYLLRGENPVPGVPDGPMAGRGFRLKVNGKTVSPRLPCVWSASRTVTKEGREIAAIRSVDIPLASALACMKCGHWQSPDLALDRCAECDGDDMQLRERRIHGWFGVQRYLDESDYGIDFLRNGRKIRIGDRSLFSWENPNDGTQIPEYPVDIPATQGRIVGEIHLDHVPVGYQKMDFNRESRDWRHAVVALRGEGPMRPKKAKLAGYPANTSPLGEIFKGYQENRPGAGCLIPGNGSTAIHDTAREWGTKFHSGQHPEFLSDEIWYQAVLAHDEARNGGEAALRPTGAGSPSLTGRTGLTPLGGGSTNGPDLGATPPTLAPAPEPEPVETEEQRFDRYRADSRQVFDLTGEVTLPRLGRKVVRVFDTRTPLLDDRERQVPSLARMGKGVNLEVFVHGEHPVFREYGRDPRDYALMEIAQTLHAFEPDGQKVTAVAAEVTRQFPDQRVTESALRDRADSLLGRVRELMGPIVAPMAEELWEALPEAVRLRAERDAGRSDASLDWPTVVKDGAFVTHLDAAGIAAVVRARPASFLDGAVFKTSWNGWSDNAVKDRQVAQTVRPLEVVSEFLTEPGGKTRLELSLARITFDMLDQSVAGTV, from the coding sequence TTGTCGACCGACGCCGCACAGGTTCTGTCCGAGGAGATCGACCTCACGCCTTCTCCACAGCTACTGGAGGCGCTGGGCGACATCCCCTACAAGCCATGGCAGTGTCTGGCAGAGCTGATCGACAACTCCTTCGATGACTTCCTGACAGACCCGGACCGCAGCGAGGCGCAGGAGGTCTGGATCACCTTGCCGAAGCCCAGCGATGACGATCCGATCGTGGGCCTTCTCGACAACGGGCGGGGCATGAGCCTGGAGACGCTGCAGAGCGCGCTGAAGGCCGGCTACAGCGGCAAGCGACGGTACGGCAGTCTGGGGCTGTTCGGCATGGGCTTCAACATCGCCACGGCCCGCCTGGGGCACCACACTGAGGTCCGGACCACACGGGCGGGCGACCCGGACTGGTTGGTCGTAGAGATTGATCTGCGCCGCCTCGCACGGAACGACAGCTTCAGGACGCCTCTGCGGCGGGAGCCCAAGCAAGACATCTCCGAGCACGGTACCGAGGTGATAGTCCGTCGGTTGCGCACCGAGATCGCTGAGGATCTGAAGAAGGCCAACCGACATGCCTCGGTCCGTGCCGACCTCGGTCGGGTCTACTCCTACCTGCTGCGCGGCGAGAATCCGGTGCCCGGCGTTCCAGATGGCCCGATGGCTGGCCGCGGCTTTAGGCTGAAGGTGAACGGGAAGACAGTCTCGCCCCGACTGCCCTGCGTTTGGTCTGCCTCGCGAACGGTGACCAAGGAAGGGCGGGAGATTGCCGCCATCAGGTCGGTGGACATTCCGCTCGCGTCGGCGCTGGCCTGTATGAAGTGCGGCCACTGGCAGAGTCCTGATCTTGCCTTGGACCGGTGCGCAGAGTGCGACGGCGACGACATGCAGTTGCGTGAGCGCCGTATCCACGGTTGGTTCGGGGTTCAGCGCTACCTAGACGAGAGCGACTACGGAATCGACTTCCTGCGCAACGGAAGGAAGATCCGAATCGGGGATCGCTCGCTGTTTTCCTGGGAGAACCCGAACGACGGGACCCAGATCCCGGAGTACCCGGTGGACATCCCTGCCACTCAGGGGCGCATCGTGGGCGAGATCCACCTCGACCACGTTCCGGTGGGCTATCAGAAGATGGACTTCAACCGGGAGAGTCGCGACTGGCGGCACGCTGTCGTCGCTCTGCGCGGCGAGGGCCCGATGCGGCCGAAGAAGGCCAAGCTCGCGGGGTACCCAGCGAACACCTCGCCCCTCGGAGAGATCTTCAAGGGCTATCAGGAAAACCGCCCAGGTGCTGGCTGCCTGATTCCTGGCAACGGAAGCACGGCCATCCACGACACGGCCAGGGAGTGGGGCACGAAGTTCCACTCGGGCCAGCACCCCGAGTTCCTTTCGGACGAGATCTGGTACCAAGCGGTCCTGGCCCACGACGAGGCCCGAAACGGTGGCGAAGCCGCCCTGCGGCCTACCGGCGCCGGTAGCCCCTCGCTTACCGGGCGCACTGGGCTTACCCCCCTGGGCGGCGGCTCAACCAACGGCCCGGACCTGGGAGCGACGCCGCCCACTCTCGCCCCCGCACCCGAGCCCGAGCCGGTGGAAACCGAAGAGCAGCGCTTCGACCGCTATCGGGCCGACTCCCGTCAGGTCTTCGATCTGACGGGTGAGGTGACGCTGCCTCGACTGGGCCGCAAAGTCGTGAGGGTCTTCGACACACGCACACCACTGTTGGACGACCGCGAGCGGCAGGTCCCCTCACTCGCGCGCATGGGTAAGGGAGTGAACCTGGAGGTGTTCGTGCACGGCGAGCACCCGGTGTTCCGTGAGTACGGACGGGACCCCCGGGATTACGCGCTGATGGAGATCGCCCAGACTCTGCACGCCTTTGAGCCGGACGGACAGAAGGTCACGGCGGTCGCGGCCGAGGTCACCCGGCAATTCCCCGACCAGAGGGTCACCGAATCAGCGCTGCGCGACCGGGCTGACTCACTGCTTGGCCGGGTGCGCGAACTGATGGGCCCCATCGTTGCGCCGATGGCCGAAGAGCTTTGGGAGGCCCTGCCGGAGGCCGTCAGGCTGCGCGCGGAGCGTGACGCCGGGCGGTCCGACGCATCTTTGGACTGGCCTACCGTGGTCAAAGACGGAGCTTTCGTGACTCACTTGGACGCCGCCGGCATCGCGGCGGTCGTCCGAGCGCGCCCGGCTAGCTTCCTTGACGGAGCGGTGTTCAAGACGTCCTGGAACGGCTGGTCGGACAATGCCGTCAAAGACCGGCAGGTGGCGCAAACCGTGCGGCCCCTCGAGGTCGTCAGCGAGTTCCTTACCGAGCCGGGCGGGAAGACTCGGCTGGAACTGTCCCTGGCGAGGATCACCTTCGACATGCTCGACCAGAGCGTCGCCGGGACGGTGTGA
- a CDS encoding DEAD/DEAH box helicase family protein yields MTTSFTAPDFLREVGPFGFTRQVERLALHLGFTDVANIDGANDQGGDILATREGRLWVFQAKWKAGAAVPPSAIDEVLEAKAHYGADHAVVVTNSRFGPLTRKRRDSLAAVGMRVELWSGQELADLYADDQFTADRLPPRSLRPYQNEALGAIISDLGGADRALLVLATGLGKTVVGGEAINYHLGERPQDKVLVVAPAKDLVEQLERALWHHLPKTVRTQLLTGDHRPDDLRGVTCATTASALSYARAGYRPALVMVDEAHHVAEDGQLAELLDMLHASRQFGVTATPWRGDRFDIRTRFGEPSYTLGIEEGMRLGYLSEVRYRLYADNIDWDFVRGVSDHSYSIKDLNARLFLPERDEGVRDQLMEVWARTQQPRAVVFCRTIEHSERMAALLTEVPQWRGALAVHAGLNKRERQARLMSFRSGKTPILTAVDILNEGVDIPDVNILCFARVTHSRRIFVQQLGRGLRLRPGKSHVEVLDFVSDIRRVAAILNIRQQIADDEVEILRLAERGTSFDFSDRRAESLMREWIKDAASLETSLEESRLQFPDPAAFGG; encoded by the coding sequence ATGACCACCTCGTTCACGGCTCCGGACTTCCTGCGCGAGGTGGGACCGTTCGGCTTTACGCGTCAGGTGGAGCGGCTAGCACTCCACCTGGGCTTCACCGACGTCGCCAACATCGATGGTGCGAACGATCAGGGAGGCGACATCCTCGCAACCCGCGAGGGGCGTCTGTGGGTGTTCCAGGCCAAATGGAAGGCGGGGGCGGCGGTGCCGCCCAGCGCCATCGACGAGGTCCTGGAGGCCAAAGCCCACTACGGGGCCGATCACGCCGTTGTAGTCACGAACAGCCGGTTCGGGCCCCTCACCCGCAAGCGCCGCGACAGCCTGGCGGCGGTCGGAATGCGAGTAGAGCTGTGGTCGGGCCAGGAACTGGCCGACCTGTACGCGGATGATCAGTTCACCGCAGACCGACTACCGCCCCGATCACTGCGCCCTTATCAGAACGAGGCATTGGGGGCGATCATCAGCGACCTGGGCGGTGCCGACCGGGCCCTGCTGGTACTGGCCACCGGCCTGGGCAAGACGGTGGTCGGTGGCGAGGCCATCAACTACCACCTGGGCGAACGCCCTCAGGACAAGGTTCTGGTCGTCGCCCCGGCCAAGGACCTCGTGGAGCAACTTGAACGGGCACTGTGGCACCACCTTCCCAAAACAGTGCGCACGCAGCTACTGACCGGAGATCACCGTCCTGACGACCTGCGCGGAGTCACCTGCGCGACCACAGCCAGTGCTCTCAGCTATGCCCGCGCCGGCTACCGGCCCGCACTGGTCATGGTCGACGAAGCCCACCACGTTGCCGAGGACGGGCAACTGGCGGAGCTTCTCGACATGCTCCACGCCAGTCGGCAGTTTGGGGTTACAGCCACCCCCTGGCGTGGTGACCGTTTCGACATCCGCACGCGCTTCGGCGAACCCAGCTACACGCTCGGCATCGAGGAAGGCATGCGGCTGGGCTATCTATCCGAGGTCCGATACCGGCTCTACGCGGACAACATCGACTGGGACTTCGTCCGTGGCGTCAGCGACCACAGCTACTCGATCAAGGACCTGAACGCCCGTCTCTTCCTCCCCGAGAGGGACGAAGGAGTGCGTGATCAGCTGATGGAAGTCTGGGCGCGCACACAACAACCCCGTGCGGTCGTCTTCTGCCGCACCATCGAGCACTCCGAACGAATGGCGGCGCTACTGACGGAGGTGCCACAGTGGCGCGGCGCGCTTGCTGTGCACGCGGGCCTGAACAAGCGAGAGCGGCAAGCCCGACTGATGAGCTTCCGTAGCGGTAAGACGCCGATCCTGACTGCCGTCGACATCCTCAACGAGGGGGTCGACATCCCGGACGTGAACATTCTTTGCTTCGCCCGGGTCACGCATAGCCGTCGCATCTTCGTCCAACAACTGGGCCGCGGTCTCCGGCTGCGCCCTGGTAAGTCGCACGTGGAGGTGTTGGACTTCGTCAGCGACATCCGGCGCGTCGCCGCTATCTTGAACATCCGTCAACAGATTGCCGACGACGAGGTTGAGATCTTGCGCCTGGCAGAGCGCGGTACGAGCTTCGACTTCTCTGACCGGCGCGCGGAGAGCCTGATGCGCGAGTGGATCAAGGATGCGGCCAGCCTGGAGACTTCATTGGAGGAGAGCCGCCTCCAGTTTCCGGACCCGGCCGCCTTTGGGGGATGA
- a CDS encoding PaeR7I family type II restriction endonuclease, translating into MTVTRQDFEDAVAAYWGAKDLQREQSAIKAAVGAGTAGSVRGGKHFDPIAVLLSKFFLDAGYPPESIRVTKSQGLELPGYYRPQKQWDLVVVHRDTLVAAFELKALGGPSFGNNYNNRVEEALGSAIDLRHAALAELYPGEEPWLGYFFIMQDEEGSRRPVKPSKGALPVDPIWHGMSYQERFGVFCQRLMSERLYNAACYVTSSSSNPKPNEPVDKLNWLRFSAAIDARLTYLKNLGFPG; encoded by the coding sequence TTGACGGTCACCCGCCAAGACTTCGAAGACGCCGTAGCCGCTTACTGGGGAGCCAAGGACCTGCAGCGCGAGCAGTCGGCGATCAAGGCTGCTGTGGGCGCCGGCACGGCAGGCTCCGTACGTGGCGGCAAGCACTTCGACCCCATCGCTGTGCTGCTGTCGAAGTTCTTTCTCGACGCCGGGTACCCCCCTGAGAGCATCCGCGTCACCAAGTCGCAGGGCCTTGAACTGCCTGGCTACTACCGGCCCCAGAAGCAGTGGGACCTGGTCGTCGTCCACAGGGACACCCTCGTGGCTGCCTTCGAGCTGAAGGCGCTCGGCGGACCCTCGTTCGGGAACAACTACAACAACCGGGTCGAGGAAGCGCTGGGCAGCGCCATCGACTTGCGGCACGCGGCCCTGGCCGAGCTGTACCCGGGGGAGGAGCCCTGGCTCGGATATTTCTTCATCATGCAGGACGAAGAAGGATCCCGTCGGCCGGTTAAGCCGTCCAAAGGCGCACTGCCTGTAGACCCGATCTGGCATGGGATGTCCTACCAGGAGCGCTTCGGCGTCTTCTGCCAAAGGCTCATGTCTGAGCGGCTCTACAACGCTGCGTGCTACGTCACGTCGTCATCCTCGAACCCCAAGCCCAACGAGCCTGTCGACAAGCTCAACTGGCTTCGGTTCTCGGCCGCCATAGACGCGCGCCTTACCTACCTGAAGAACCTGGGCTTCCCGGGTTAG
- the lxmK gene encoding class V lanthionine synthetase subunit LxmK: MSTTFAPVDLDGVPAVESFLDRMGFGHFDRNSLSAPIGRNEIWAGSTESGREVFVKRLVGTGDDVRDRMRRLLAFERFAVTLPPHALRGPVFLGNDTAERLVAFTYLDGARSGAELMVDESFDDELAGQVGRAIGLLHGAEHPGPEELDTTPPALPSLDFLQGLPPGMFDNLGFAELQAWRLMQSDAQLVEALTRLRAAEAAAPKVPSHCDFRVDQLLLTDEGLYVADWEEFRLADPARDVGSFAGEWLYRSILDVVTTRGDEEGSGPEEYELTHEAILSRGVAKIERLRPKIRHFWRAYAAVRPDMDPGLPERAAAFAGWHMLDRLIAGSAQRMRLSGIERAAAGIGRNILLHPQKFVTALGLEVTP, translated from the coding sequence ATGTCGACCACATTCGCTCCCGTCGATCTCGACGGAGTTCCGGCGGTGGAATCCTTTCTCGACCGTATGGGATTCGGCCACTTCGACAGGAATTCGCTCTCCGCGCCGATAGGCCGCAACGAAATATGGGCCGGCAGTACGGAAAGCGGCCGCGAGGTCTTCGTCAAACGGCTCGTCGGAACCGGCGATGACGTCCGCGACCGGATGCGGCGCCTGCTCGCCTTCGAGCGGTTCGCCGTCACCCTCCCGCCCCACGCACTGCGCGGCCCGGTCTTCCTGGGCAACGACACCGCCGAACGGCTGGTCGCCTTCACCTACCTCGACGGCGCCCGCAGCGGGGCCGAGCTGATGGTGGACGAGAGCTTCGACGACGAGCTGGCCGGCCAGGTCGGCCGCGCCATCGGCCTCCTGCACGGCGCGGAGCACCCCGGCCCCGAGGAGCTGGACACCACCCCGCCGGCGCTGCCCTCCCTGGACTTCCTCCAGGGCCTGCCTCCGGGCATGTTCGACAACCTGGGCTTCGCCGAACTCCAGGCCTGGCGCCTGATGCAGAGCGACGCACAGCTGGTCGAGGCACTGACGCGGCTGCGCGCCGCCGAGGCCGCCGCGCCCAAGGTCCCCTCCCACTGCGACTTCCGCGTCGACCAGCTCCTGCTCACCGACGAGGGCCTGTACGTGGCGGACTGGGAGGAGTTCCGGCTCGCCGACCCCGCCCGCGACGTGGGCAGCTTCGCCGGCGAGTGGCTCTACCGCTCCATCCTCGACGTGGTCACCACCCGTGGCGACGAAGAGGGCAGCGGGCCCGAGGAGTACGAGCTCACCCACGAGGCGATCCTCAGCCGCGGCGTGGCCAAGATCGAACGCCTGCGGCCCAAGATCCGGCACTTCTGGCGGGCGTACGCCGCCGTACGCCCCGACATGGACCCCGGACTCCCCGAGCGGGCCGCCGCCTTCGCCGGCTGGCACATGCTCGACCGCCTGATCGCAGGCAGCGCGCAGCGGATGCGCCTGTCCGGCATCGAGCGGGCGGCCGCCGGCATCGGCCGCAACATCCTTCTCCACCCCCAGAAGTTCGTCACCGCACTCGGATTGGAGGTAACCCCGTGA
- a CDS encoding LxmA leader domain family RiPP, producing MSHDQNTLEELVTGYESYADADEIEVDAVTGAPATTPFCGAAASFMLSYVTTNGPG from the coding sequence ATGTCCCACGACCAGAACACCCTTGAGGAGCTGGTGACGGGTTACGAGTCCTATGCCGACGCCGACGAGATCGAGGTCGACGCGGTGACCGGCGCCCCGGCCACCACCCCGTTCTGCGGTGCCGCCGCGAGCTTCATGCTCAGCTACGTCACCACCAACGGACCCGGTTAA
- a CDS encoding LxmA leader domain family RiPP — MRNDQSTLEDLVTGYESYADADEIEVDAVTGAPATTPFCGAVASFALSYVTTNGPG; from the coding sequence ATGAGAAACGACCAGAGCACGCTCGAAGACCTGGTGACGGGTTACGAGTCCTATGCCGACGCCGACGAGATCGAGGTCGATGCGGTGACCGGCGCCCCGGCCACCACCCCGTTCTGCGGCGCCGTGGCGAGCTTCGCGCTCAGCTACGTCACCACCAACGGGCCGGGCTAG
- a CDS encoding T3SS effector HopA1 family protein, whose product MSTGTRTRTSTGPGTGTEAPPAALLQALERVRIADDRLSATVAGRELTADSPGELKTLLGTALYETLHSGQDESASKLPRILRDTDFERRLGDAVPHRTVTAEAVVLPQPAGTPADAADVLVLRDGIRTWVPRQTMSVTAPAPGTRVELGVPAARPALSPGFFVVTSPVNRGAPTELLRVYLNLSDSQAAPDAWRAVLTRLNELEIAYQAKVLSCLPLYPRRDALVVYLQPDAWHAVPVLAELAPSLPGLGAETSHFVHRVAPGVGVAFEPADHRPAMRGLSFGQHRAGAAAEALLDRARHGIPLTEALTARFTQAGIDPHRPARNLTSPELPAPVTPGATGTAPTAAAA is encoded by the coding sequence GTGAGCACGGGAACGAGAACAAGAACGAGCACCGGCCCCGGCACCGGTACCGAAGCCCCGCCCGCCGCGCTGCTCCAGGCCCTGGAACGCGTACGCATCGCCGACGACCGCCTCTCCGCGACCGTCGCGGGCCGCGAACTGACCGCGGACAGCCCCGGTGAGCTCAAGACCCTCCTCGGCACCGCCCTGTACGAGACCCTGCACTCCGGCCAGGACGAGTCGGCCTCCAAGCTGCCGCGGATCCTGCGCGACACCGACTTCGAGCGGCGCCTCGGCGACGCCGTACCGCACCGCACCGTCACCGCCGAGGCCGTGGTGCTTCCCCAGCCGGCCGGCACCCCCGCCGACGCCGCCGACGTGCTCGTCCTGCGGGACGGCATCCGGACATGGGTCCCCCGGCAGACCATGAGCGTCACCGCCCCGGCACCCGGCACCCGCGTCGAACTCGGCGTGCCCGCCGCGCGGCCCGCGCTCTCCCCCGGCTTCTTCGTCGTCACCAGCCCGGTCAACCGGGGCGCGCCGACGGAACTGCTGCGCGTCTACCTGAACCTGAGCGACTCCCAGGCCGCCCCGGACGCCTGGCGGGCCGTCCTGACCCGGCTCAACGAGCTGGAGATCGCCTACCAGGCCAAGGTCCTCTCCTGCCTGCCGCTCTACCCGAGGCGCGACGCCCTCGTCGTCTACCTCCAGCCCGACGCCTGGCACGCAGTTCCGGTCCTCGCCGAACTGGCGCCGTCCCTGCCCGGACTGGGCGCCGAGACATCGCACTTCGTCCACCGCGTCGCCCCCGGCGTCGGCGTGGCCTTCGAGCCCGCGGACCACCGGCCGGCCATGCGCGGCCTCAGCTTCGGACAGCACCGCGCCGGCGCCGCCGCCGAAGCCCTGCTCGACCGGGCCCGGCACGGAATCCCGCTGACCGAGGCGCTCACGGCCCGCTTCACCCAGGCCGGCATCGACCCGCACCGTCCGGCGCGCAACCTCACCTCGCCGGAACTCCCCGCACCGGTGACCCCGGGCGCGACCGGCACCGCCCCGACGGCCGCCGCGGCCTGA
- a CDS encoding LxmA leader domain family RiPP produces the protein MDNASMMDLVAGYNTYAEASELGIQAVADAPATTPVCAATVAASAVSSGWCASAAASAAGGATYKLGC, from the coding sequence ATGGACAACGCTTCGATGATGGACCTGGTCGCCGGCTACAACACCTACGCCGAGGCCTCGGAGCTGGGCATCCAGGCGGTCGCCGACGCCCCGGCCACCACCCCGGTCTGCGCCGCGACCGTCGCCGCGTCCGCGGTGTCCTCCGGCTGGTGCGCCTCGGCCGCCGCCTCCGCCGCCGGTGGCGCCACCTACAAGCTCGGCTGCTGA